From a region of the Cyprinus carpio isolate SPL01 chromosome A18, ASM1834038v1, whole genome shotgun sequence genome:
- the LOC122148566 gene encoding uncharacterized protein LOC122148566 yields MLRDSQQTVSELQNRCYWLQREFQNQYSPTQASVYTEVPPGAPQEPISASFNPSGSDSGDLRMRLAEAEFHLSQLNSRLEEERSRREVAEEAMRLTEQRVKRYKSMESNQSWHSQRDCSIQLEKDEEKYEDHVLHPSRQPFMHKMKSGVQLCQRWLKGRSIYCCSKLLPSRGKSRYIFMGYLLMLMCWFSCASVGPFRKQLSSKSHVHK; encoded by the exons ATGCTCAGAGACTCACAGCAGACTGTTAGTGAGCTCCAGAATCGCTGCTATTGGCTACAGAGAGAATTTCAAAACCAGTATTCACCCACACAG GCTTCAGTCTACACAGAAGTTCCTCCAGGAGCCCCTCAGGAACCAATCAGTGCCAGTTTTAACCCAAGTGGTTCAGACAGCGGAGATCTCCGGATGAG GCTGGCTGAGGCCGAGTTCCATCTGTCTCAGTTAAACTCTAGATTAGAGGAGGAGAGATCAAGGAGAGAGGTTGCAGAGGAAGCCATGCGGTTGACGGAACAGAGAGTTAAGAGGTACAAGAG catgGAGTCAAACCAATCATGGCATTCTCAAAGGGACTGTAGTATTCAGCTAGAAAAAGATGAGGAAAAGTATGAAGATCATGTTCTTCACCCAAGCCGACAGCCGTTTATGCACAAG atgaaGAGTGGGGTTCAATTGTGCCAGCGTTGGCTCAAAGGAAGGAGCATATACTGCTGTTCCAAACTACTGCCATCCAGGGGGAAGTCACGCTACATATTCATGGGCTACCTTCTTATGCTCATGTGTTGGTTTTCGTGTGCCTCAGTTGGTCCCTTTAGAAAACAATTATCATCAAAATCACATGTGCACAAATAG